The segment TTTACTAAAAAAAATATGATATCATGGTTGAAAATAATGTCAAAGATTAAAAGTTTGAACAAATTGGTATGATTACTAAGCAAAGGAATCTTACTATTCATGTACTATAGtattgtttttcttcttttttgttcCATTATGCACTATAGTGTTGTAATGCTTTGGTTCAACTATAGTCCAATAAGCCTAATGATTAGGCTCAATAAcccaaaattaatttattttggatGTTAATCAATAACTATATAtagatttaattataaaaaaattaaataagcactaaaattttaaaagaaaattatacTCTTATGTTAAAGGTTtattagtaaaagaaaaatacttagtaaaaattaaaaaatcaattaagctatCAACAAAGTTTAGCAATCAATTgagttttaaatatgaaaaattaataaattaagttcCTTTATCAATGTTGACCAAGTTTGAATGTTAAATTTTACTGACATGATTAACAAACTAATAAAAATGACTGCTGTCCATATGTACATCATAcaaaccatgtcagtaaaaatatttaaaaatataaaaatcttaaaataaatacttttcaaaaataattatttaaaaatctgGGATAAGCATAGATGAAAGATTTTCTCAATTCATTTGAACTTGGGCCACCATTGGTCTAGATTCATcctaaatatgatttttaaatgattattaaaagttattataaaaattataaaattatttaaaaatataaaaattattaaaataaaaatatttaaaaattattaaaaataccgTTTGAAGTGAACCTGAACAAATgggtttaaatattttttatagatttataattaattatttaaaataaattttaaatttattttattacttattatttttatttaaagagATTGTTGCACACaattagaggtgatcatgggcgggCGGGCCGGGTTCGGCTGGgtccaaataaaattttaggccagTCTACTAGGCCGGGCCGGCccgcccgaaatatgggcctaaaattttacccaagcccgaccgaaataaaattactaagcccgagcccggcccgcccggcccatattaattttttttcttatttcattaaataaaaaatttaaaaatataataaatcaaatatatttaaaaacataaaataaatattaaaataaataaaaataatactaaaacaattcttaaaacaatacacaaattaacaatataataaaaatagttatattaaaatttaaaataattaaaataaaataaaaatatatattaatatataattgggccGGGCCGGGCTGGGCCAAAAACTCTTACTCGAGGCTGCCCGTTTTTTAAACAGGCctcgttttttgcccaagcccatttttcggcctatatttttacccaaaccctcccatttttcggcGGGTCTTTGGGCGGGCAGGCCGCCCAACCCATGATCACTCTACACACAATAAGTCCCGAGTTGATTTAGCTTGTATCGACctactaaaaaaattaaaaagaatgtattttgttaattattttatttttaaagtttacaCAAGTATATACTTgagtaaatataaaatagaataaaaaaccAATACAAAgtataaaacaaattaagaaTTGGAATAATTCGAACTAAAATCAACTCACATATGAAAACATAATATGGTGGGACTTGAGGGTCAATTTCaaaaggtataataataaattaagctctcaatatttatattttttttgtcaatttagtcctttttttagttaaatttgaccatcaacctttaaaaaaaatctcaaatttgATCATCAACCTTTCAAAAAAGAATAAAGTTGTtgctttttaatgaaaatatagactaaaatgttaaatttctaaacatgacaACTCGAATGACAATCTATATGTATTTCATGCTATTTttgaatttgaaatatttttatattttttaaaattaattgttgACATGGTTGTAAGACAAATATTGTCCTATCAGCATGAAAGCACATGTAAATTGTTACGCAAGTTGTCACACCgacattgttaaaaaaaaaaagtaatggtttacttaaaaatatttaacttttttttgaAACGTTAAAggtaaaatttaactaaaaaaataaggaccaaattgataaaaaataaacatattgAAGACTAAATTTGATAATAActaacttaaatttttattttattattattttaattttaatgatatttaaaaCAATTACTATGCATGTTCACTTAGATGATCTCCTCTAGAAAAAtgatttaattcttgttttgtttttaaatgatatatttAAAAATGGATCCACATGGTAGCCTATTTAGCTATATCTAACCTATCTTAAAACACtgctttatgatttttaaattttgtatttaaaGAAGTTGATCCACATGCTATATCTAATTGAAtttcaaataattatatatataatatatatatggatcaattaaataaatttaaattaaatttgtatATTTTTCTTTAGAACTTTTTTTAAATTACGATAACAGGATAAAACTCAAACAATAAATACGACTAACGTGATTTGAACCTAGACCACACTTAGAGTGATAAATACTTTTGATCATCAAGCCATTATATGTGGTTCAAAGATTTAATGACTGaattaataaataatgaaaatctTTTCATGATTGTATGTaatctttaaaaaaaagtttggaacagtttttttatcatttataaccgaattatttatttatctaatttaataaataaatatggaaaGGAATCTAATTGTACCGGTATAAAATTAAAGTTGTTTTGTTTtcttgtatatatttttatacaattaatattttaataattcaacggTTGTATTTATCGATATAattgttgtaacaccccctaaccccaaacagTTACCGGAattaggttacgaggcattaccggacttatacactagcatttatacaaaacgagtcataaaattttattccaaATCGAAACTTCTCAATTTACactataaagtccctaatatgggtctatggggcccaatacatgttttagacctggttcgggactaaactggcaactttgaaaatttttccttgaagataggggcacatgcccgtgtggctagcccgtgggGCTCCCATGGCCATGGGCAGATCTGACTTGCACACATGACTATAGGAACAGCCCGTGTGACATAAACAGAGAGCCATACAGCCtgagcacacacccatgtgacttggccgtgtgaaaacatgatttttgaccatttttaaactattttcacatgctaaacacatctattcatgcccaaacatttactaatagttcttaaataaaatatcattcattatgccattcaaacttagcaaatattcattcattcacttcaataCCTCTTAAGGATTATGTACCACAATTCACATCAAAATTATATTGCAttatcatactagtcaaactcatttaagtttaacttccaaaatatgtATATTTCATACCATGCTTCAGCAATTTTCATGTTTATTCACTATTATGtacaaaataacaccttaacaacctagatacatgccattttaccaaaagaaaagtattcaCCACTTTGAGTCCGGGATGGACTTGGATGCTGAGTCTTTAACTTTCTTTCGTACCTAACCTGCGTATGGAAACAAATCATACGCTGAGtatgcactcagtggtatttctataaaccaatactTAAAACAATAATAAGCTATGTATATACACTGTAACTTAAACTTTTTACTTTCATAATCTTAATAGCTTCACTCCTTACATTCATTTTACATCTCTTCCCTATAGttaagcaattcatatttatttatatttcatatcATTCGATAACTTAAACATTTGTAAATTAGTCACAGTCACTTAATCGATATTAGACAGTCTTCAGtactttcatttacccctattaacataactcggacctaaACGGATACACTGATCCAACCCACACATCGGGGATAATacacagtgtttcatcggccgaaaTTAGAATACACCGTAGGGTAATAGTAATATCATAGTCGTCTGAAGTACCTCTTGAACGAATCCGAACGATCcacgatgagtcgacacatacagtgtctcatcgacacacagtcgaaatatccctgaacacttccaatcctatggcatgccaattgtatccgactagcccgacactgttaataagGTATTCAAATCGTTTCATTTCAGTACAGAAGTAGTAACAGTttccatcatatcattcattatacattctaactattaaaaataacaattatattgtatgaaaacattaagcatagtttatagaaatacaaaccaaaatTCTCGGGTTTACTtgatatcctcgttcactttctcctttccctttttcgatgaCGTTTCCAGTActacgttggctacataaaatttaacatttaaaattatcaatatatgttatttaataacacactctttaTTTCCATATAACTTTTACTATATTTCCAATTaggtccttccaccataaccattcctcttcttcaaataaccttatagttttcattttatacctactttaaacaagtttcaactcttaatattcaatataaaacatcaattctacaatttaaacaaattaatccctactataacaaaacttatatctatctttacaattcaatccttctcccacatctaacttgaatttctatcaattaaacaaaaattcttccatttattcaacttaatcaacatctaaaaattcaataactttctaaatttcaacataactcaaatagtacttcttcctaggattccatagacaccaaaattacaagaaaagagattaaattgacttaccaattaagcatGAAACTCCAAAAtcctaaattttcctttttttctttcctttttcttcatgttttatttcttttatttattataactattatattgtatcattattattattatattttaaattataattatttttcttatttaataagtaaatacatatttatacatacatttgtaccaattaaaataataaaatgtattcgAACATACCACACACTTGTCTCCTAAGacttatttgctaatttagtcccttgacttttctataatttttaattaaacctttacactttattcaatttagtcctttcactaaattaaccttaattaagctaaatttacttaattaaaatctaattaacctctcacttaacttcgtaaatatttctaataaatatttacgaatctaatttTCAGAATCGAATACCCGAAAATTCACTTTTCCGATGACctaaaaatttgggtcattacaattgTACTTTTCATGCATGTAAATTTTCGTATCGATTCAATATATCTATcgtattgatatatatattaatatttatttgaatGGTTGGAAGCAGACCTGATCATGGGCTAGGCCGGACCGATGCAAATATTTTAGGCTCGTAACCTAGGCTTGAGCCCAAGTCCGACCACACcccccatattaattttttagattattttatataaaattttttaaaaatataatacatcaaatatacaaaaaatattaaaataaatgtttcccaacaaattgaaaatatatttaaaaatctttatacttaaataacactaatataGTTGCAACTTAaaaagcaaatgcctctaaaatagtagaaaaattaacaataaaactagAGTTACATAATTTCTAAACGTCAACAAAATGGTAttaatataatagcaaaatggtAGCAAAACAACAGCAAAATAACTGATTCGAGTTGAGCTCAGGCCAAAAATCCTACCCAAGACTCGATTCGTTTAAAAAATAGGTCTTAGTTTTTGTCCAAACCCTTTTTCCGGACCTATATTTTTGTTTAAACCCTCCCACTTTTTAGGCCTAGACGGGTAACCCAACCCATGGTCAGGTGTATTTGGAAGTTCTTTTTTACATAAAACAAatagttaaaaaatttaaaattacgtCAAAATTGACATGCatgatacaaataaataaaacataaaatttaacaattaaatcattaaaatattaatcatagaAAAATATACAAAAGAGGGGTAACACAAATTTAATTTTACATTAATGGAAGTGGTTACTTTCTCAATAAAAATATATCTCTAATTTTCTTTTGGTAGATAAGGAAGCTAAATACATTTAGCTATCTGACACCAATACTGTCTTATAGAATCTCTATCTCGATCATCTTAGGGGAACATCATAAATTCTCAAATCAAGAGGAACATTTCCTAATATTGCCATATAATCTAGAACCATATTCGCTATTCGTTAAATAAACATTATTTTTACATGCCAATATGTAGCTATATATCTCtaaattgttttaaaatagacctcaaatcaataaataacttatgtttttattaattatttttcattatttttcttaCCCTAAACTCAGACAATAACAGTATTTGacttaattcagcaaattaatgATGAGATTCAGCTCATTTTTTCTTCAGACCAGACACAGATCTCATCAATGGTTATTGTAATAAATAACgaaattaaattcaattatttgaGTATGTGTAATAAATAAAAATGGGTGCTATTTGGTGAAATTTAGTTGATCATCATCAATTTTACTATATATcccaactttttatttatttaattctcaatatattcaaatattttccAATGCTATAATTCTTCATACCTAactgcttaattttatttaattttttttgcatttaataaataaaatcatgagaaaaataaaaaatttgcttGGCAAGGAAGCAATTCCATTAGataaaattttctacctaaatttaagattttatctttcttttctttttcttgataaAAGATTATTAGAATTTTGTGATCAATATATAcatctattaaaattttatagtctatatctttataaattttaaaggattaaattaaatttttataattttaggggctgaagtgtaattttacatttacttgatttaaaattttaaaaaattttaaagacttaaataatatttttaaattttacggAGCAAAACCCCGCCCAAATTCCCTAAATCTGTCtctatctatattattatttaagttgTTGAGATAATGCtatggaaataataataataaattattcatTTTACAGAGTACGTTATATTAATATTAGaatattttttatcttttcatatttttataaattaataaaatttttcacGTGATAAAACTTAAACCAATGacattataaatcataaatctttaACTTTACTATTTCAATAACATTTTGttctattttaaataaatatattagttttataataaattttttcgTCCAACATTATGAATTTGTTATAatctaatatatgtatatgatattgatatacattaaaatataatcattaaatggaaaaacacaattttttaaaagaaaatacatttataaatataaatatatatttaaataattatatataaacgAACGtctattcaaaaataaaaaatttaagtaaaattttaaagatatatttcaaatcaaattaaatttaaaaatataaaatacattaatataatatttaaactcGACCCGAGAAATTAATATGTCTTACCGCAGACATGTTGAAAACCAACCGACAAAATGTTCTTATAAAGATTATTACATATTACCAAGAAAGAAGGCAAGCCATGAACATCAAATAACATGGATGGTTCATAATAGCAGATTCAAGAcgcatttttatatttatttttaataatatatctttaaaatttgaaCCCAAATTATTTGGAGAGTGGAATATGCAGCATTAAGCAAGGGCAATATTGCCATCCCAATGAGCCCAGCAACACGAGAGATCCCCTTCAAGCTTCAAACATCCAGCAAAATTCCGCCAGATCTCAACGGTAATAAAACTCCAAAACACGACTCTTTTTTAATCATTTCcatcaataaaaaaataaataaataataaaaaaatccaaaaacaaattatataaactttcatgtttttttatttttttggttttttttttcttggggAGATTAATAAAGAAAATTTTGAGTGTTCATGAGTGTCTTATGCTTGATTCATATTCATCCATCTTCCTGCTAGTAAAAGCAACGGCCGTGATTGTTGGTAGCTTTGAATGCAATTCACGGTCCCGTTTAGATCTCACAAGCTTCTCTTTCTTCAAAAATGAGCTCAAAGAATCAGAATAAACCTCCCTTTCATCATAACACTACCAGTTCCTCAACTACTTCCACTACAACCCCAAGCCCTTCAAAAGTAAGTTAAAAAGTTTCACTTTCTTTGGTAAAGATTCAGTCTCTTCATGTTCTTCTCATTAATGGGTATCTTTTGTTTTACATTTTGGAACTTAAAAATTTTTACAAATCAATCTGGGGTTTTTAAGGTTCTTTTTTTCAGCATTTGCTTATGGTGTaagacttttttttttccttcccaTTTTCTTGGTAAAGATTTATTCTTCATGTTGTTCTTGTAAATGGGTatcttttgtttttcattttggtctttctattttaatattattttttttaccATTTTTTGCTAGTAAGTACCTTTTGTTTGTCATTTTAGGGTTCAGATCGGCTTTCTATCCCAGTTTTTAGGGTGAAGTTGCAATTTTGTAGCTACTTTCATTAATGGACTAATATTATTTGAGAGTAAAAAAATGGAAGCtgaatactctttttttttttttttaacttcacAATTTTGGGTGGATTTTTTTTATTGGATTTGCAGAATAAATGCATTGCTGCTGAAGTGAGTGAAGAGAAGGGGCAAAAGCTTGGATTTGAAAAAATGATTGGCACTCCAAATAATGGTAGGCTCCGGCTAGCTTTTTCACTTGTAAATAGCTCCCAAGACCTTGGCCCCGACAGCACGCCGGTGAGCCATGCGGGTTCTGAATGTGGTGCCATTGAGTTCACTAGAGAGGATGTGGAGGCATTAGTGAGTGAGAAAATGAAATCCAAGAACAAGTTTAACTATAAGGTGAGTGTGCTTATCTTGTATTTGTAGGTGTTTAGTTTGAATTCATTTCGATTTTTTTCAGTTTGTCTCTGTTTCTCTTTTCAGGAGAGATGTGAGAATATGATGGAGTATATAAAGAGGCTTAGGCTTTGCATTAGATGGTTCCAAGAACTTGAAGGAGAATATGCATTTGAACAAGAGAAATTAAGGAGTGCTTTGGAATTAACTGAAAGAAGATGCTATGAAATGGGTATTGAAtctttgttttatatatttatttttataatcgtattgattattttatgtaaattaatCTATTTTGTTGTAGCGATGGCTCTGAAAAACAAGGATGAAGAAATGAATTTGATAATTTTGGAGCTAAGAAATAGCTTGGCTTCGTTACAAGAGCAGCTTGTGAAAGAAGAATCTGAGAAGAAGGTAGGAAAACGCAAGTTTCGGTCATAGACTTCTTCGTTGTTGTGTTTTGTGTTCGGAACATGATTAGTTCTTTCGAATGTAACAATCAGGCTGCAATGGATTCTCttgcaaaagaaaaagaagctcGGGTTAGTCTTGAAAGGTCAAAGGCTTCTCTCTCCGAAGAGCTTGATAAAGTTCAAGCTGAGCTTGATAGTGCTAATCAAAGGGTAAATATAACAAAAATTTGATCTTATTCGAAGTCTTTTGTGCCTCGGTTTTTCTATTGCTGTAATATGCAATTCTTGAACGTTGCAGATAGAATCAATAAATGATATGTACAAGCTACTACAAGAATACAACTCGAGTTTACAGATATATAACAGTAAACTCCAGACGGATGTCACTGCTGCTCATGAAACCATTAAGCGCGGTGAGAAAGAGAGATTGGCTGCAGTGGAAAATCTTCATAACTTAAGGGGTGAACATAAATCGTTGCAAGATCAACTCACTTCATCTATAGTAAGTTTCCATCGGAAAGCTATCTCTTGTTGCATATCTTTTATCATTTGTAGTACTCTAGTCTTTCAATGGCTTGTTATGCACAATGCTTCATTGTTAGTTGTTGGAATTTACATATGGTAAGGTTTGTCCTAGTGATTTTTGAGGAAATTTTTTCATTTATCATTATTGATGTACGTTAGGCTTCGCAAGATGGGGTTATGAAGCAAAAAGAGGCTTTGCTGAACGAAGTTGCATGTCTTAGAATGGAGCTACACCAGATTAAGGACGATCGTGACCAATATCAACAGCAAGCGCAAAGTCTAGCTGTTGAAGCATCGAAATACAAAGAGTTGGCAACTAACTCGAGTGGATTAGAGGTTTGTTTTTGCTTCTCATTTACTTTGATTTCCCCTTAGGCATAGATAATTGAATATATTCTGAAACGTTTTGCATCTTTTACAGGAGAAATGCTTGTCGCAAGGTAATCAAATACAAATTTTGCATGATCAATTAGCGGTTGCAGAGAGGAAATTACAGGTTCTTTCTTCTATTtctttttttaacaaaaaaattatttatatcattattatagTTAACTTCCTATTATAATTTTGCTTCTTTCTCAACTTAGATGTCTGATACTTTCGCACTTGAGAAAAGAAAGGAGTTTGAAGGACAAAAGGAAATCATAAAGGAGTTACATAAATGCTTAGAAGATGCAGAATTTAAGCTTATAGAAGGAGAGAAGCTACGGAAGAAGTTGCATAATACTATATTGGTAATCTTTAAACTATATCTTACGTTAACATTACTGCAGATATATTATCCCAACGGATTGCTTTTTCTATTGTAGGAATTGAAGGGAAATATCCGTGTATTTTGTCGAGTGCGTCCTCAATTGGCTGATTATAGTTCGAGTAACCATGGGAAGGTTTTTTCTTATCCCACGGTAATGGAATACCTTGATCGCAGCATTGACATGACACATAACGGTAAtgaaccaatatatatatataagttattaTTGAATGCTCTATGATCTCGTTATGTATGAATTATATTGTTTTCGAAGTTAAAAAGCTTATTTGATGTTTGTATTTTTGTCAGGGCAGAAGCATTCTTTCATTTTCGACAAAGTATTTATGCCTGATGTGTCACAAGAGGAAGTTTTTGTCGAAATCTCACAACTTGTCCAAAGTGCTCTTGATGGTTACAAGGTTTtgtatgcatacatacatacaaatATAGGTAAAAGTGCCATGGAGGCTCCTGTATtaggagtcagattgcattttgtccCCTTTACTCAAAAATTGGGCAAATTAGTCCatgtatgttagatcaaagagcaaactggtctttctattaaaaattccatccattctATTGTTAAATATTGGTCCCTGTACATTAGTATGGGGTACACATGACACATCATGTATCATTATTTGGTTATTCCCTCAATCACACCAGTTTTTAACACtacaaatgaatgaaatttttaacagaaatgaccaatttgctctttgatttaatgtatagggactaatttcCCATCTTTTGAGTAGAGGGAGCAAAATCCAATTTCGCTCCTAGTACAGGGGCCTCCAAGGTACTTTAACCTACATATATGCATACATTGATTCATTCATTCATCATGCAACAATTTTTTGTTTCTATAGGTTTGCATTTTTGCTTATGGGCAAACTGGTTCGGGTAAAACCTACACTATGATGGGCAAACCGGGACAGCCGGATGAGAAGGGATTAATACCTCGTTCTTTAGAACAAATATTTCAAACTACACAAGCTGTTCAACATCAAGGCTGGAGATATGAAATGCAGGTTGTTTGCTATCTATGCTCTGTGATATATTTATATCTTTTCTAGATAATCTAGTAAACTTTTTTCTTTGAAAAATATTCGTAGGTCTCAATGTTAGAAATATACAATGAAACAATCCGTGATTTATTATCAACAAACCGGGATTCATCACGATTTGAAAATGGTGTTACTGGAAAGCAATATATGATTAAACATGATGCCAATGGAAACACTCAAGTCTCGGATCTAACTATTGTGGATGTTCAAAGTAGTAGAGAGGTCTCATTTCTTTTAGACCGAGCTGCACAAAGCAGGTAAACATTTTAGAGTTGCCTCGTATTGTCGGTTGAAAATTTGAGGCGAGAAATATTAGAATTCTTATGAAGTTTGTGTTTGTCTCATTCAGGTCCGTGGGGAGAACTCAAATGAATGAACAATCATCGAGAAGTCATTTTGTCTTCACAATGCGAATAACTGGTGTTAACGAGGTACAAGTTGATGTTCTGCCATAATCCGCATAAATATAATGCCATACCAGTCTCAATCTTTTCATCCATGAActaatgcatgtatatatatcgACAGAGCACTGAACAACAAGTACAAGGTGTCTTGAATCTAATCGATCTTGCTGGAAGTGAACGGCTATCCAAAAGTGGCTCAACAGGGGACCGGTTGAAAGAGACTCAAGTATTATTACCTATACTTATTACTTAAATATCAGTATACGCTGTTTCTCATTtccttttttgatttttttttcttatatttgATTTTATTCAGGCCATTAATAAAAGTCTATCGTCTTTAGCCGATGTTATATTTGCATTGGCAAAGAAGGAAGATCATGTACCATTTAGGAACTCAAAACTCACTTATCTTCTTCAGGTAACTCTCTACACATGCAGTTTCAATTCTGAATATAACAAAAATTTTGGTTAAACTACTTGTTGGGTCTTTGTACTATAGGCATAGGTAATAGTATAAACGACGGTAAGGTTGAACTTAGAAATGCTGACTTATCATTATGTGAAAAAGAAAGTAGTCATTGTCGTGTTTTAAAAATtacagaatttttttttttcccaCATAACTCTAAAATATGGCAAATCAACATTTTTTATAACATttaaatttaatgttgtttagaACTTTAAcctaaaaaaatttcattttagtatAAGTTATGCAATTAAAGTTATATTCTTTGCCTATGGAAAACATGGAATTCATACATCAATCAATAATTAAACATAGTAAAGTAGAACCCGAACCTTAACTCGGTTAGTTCATGCTGCCATCCTTTAGGAAAATAGCATCTGCCAGGTTTGGAATTTGAATCCGAGTATTTGCAACCATTCCCCTGCCCCTGGATTTTCAGTCTAAGTGTAATTTCTTTTATCTTATGGTTAACCAGCCTTTTTATGATTAATGCATGTATTGTTAGTATAAATTGTGAAGTTAAAGTTAGATTCTTTGCCTATGGAGACAGGGAATTCATATGtcaatcaataataaaacacattAACTTGGTAAAGCAGAATTTACGACTTAACTCGGTTGGTTCATGCAATCATCCTTAAAAAATGatattcaataggtttggagtttGGGGGTATCTACAACCCTTCCTCGATCCTTGTATTTCCCGTCTTGAGtgtctaattttcttttatcCTATGGTGAATTAGCCTTGTTTAGGTGGGGATTCAAAGACTCTGATGTTCGTAAATCTCTCTCCCGAACCCTCTTCAGCCAGTGAATCCCTATGCTCACTGCGTTTCGCAGCTAGGGTCAATGCTTGTGAGATTGGGACTCCCCGACGTCAACTCAACATCCGGACTTCGAATTCTCGATTGAGCTATGGCTGATCTCATATACGAAAACCACCTTTTTTACATGGTTCTTTTCCCTTGTTTAGCCATATGTATCTATATTGCATTAGTAGATTGAGAAAAGAGAGATTCTAACATGTAACCATCTGTATAGTAGCCATTGCTCTTGTATTTTTAGCAAGCAACCCCTTCACTTACCACATTTATATTACTTATGCTGACTTATGCTG is part of the Gossypium arboreum isolate Shixiya-1 chromosome 5, ASM2569848v2, whole genome shotgun sequence genome and harbors:
- the LOC108450161 gene encoding kinesin-like protein KIN-14N isoform X1, yielding MSSKNQNKPPFHHNTTSSSTTSTTTPSPSKNKCIAAEVSEEKGQKLGFEKMIGTPNNGRLRLAFSLVNSSQDLGPDSTPVSHAGSECGAIEFTREDVEALVSEKMKSKNKFNYKERCENMMEYIKRLRLCIRWFQELEGEYAFEQEKLRSALELTERRCYEMAMALKNKDEEMNLIILELRNSLASLQEQLVKEESEKKAAMDSLAKEKEARVSLERSKASLSEELDKVQAELDSANQRIESINDMYKLLQEYNSSLQIYNSKLQTDVTAAHETIKRGEKERLAAVENLHNLRGEHKSLQDQLTSSIASQDGVMKQKEALLNEVACLRMELHQIKDDRDQYQQQAQSLAVEASKYKELATNSSGLEEKCLSQGNQIQILHDQLAVAERKLQMSDTFALEKRKEFEGQKEIIKELHKCLEDAEFKLIEGEKLRKKLHNTILELKGNIRVFCRVRPQLADYSSSNHGKVFSYPTVMEYLDRSIDMTHNGQKHSFIFDKVFMPDVSQEEVFVEISQLVQSALDGYKVCIFAYGQTGSGKTYTMMGKPGQPDEKGLIPRSLEQIFQTTQAVQHQGWRYEMQVSMLEIYNETIRDLLSTNRDSSRFENGVTGKQYMIKHDANGNTQVSDLTIVDVQSSREVSFLLDRAAQSRSVGRTQMNEQSSRSHFVFTMRITGVNESTEQQVQGVLNLIDLAGSERLSKSGSTGDRLKETQAINKSLSSLADVIFALAKKEDHVPFRNSKLTYLLQPCLGGDSKTLMFVNLSPEPSSASESLCSLRFAARVNACEIGTPRRQLNIRTSNSRLSYG
- the LOC108450161 gene encoding kinesin-like protein KIN-14N isoform X2 is translated as MIGTPNNGRLRLAFSLVNSSQDLGPDSTPVSHAGSECGAIEFTREDVEALVSEKMKSKNKFNYKERCENMMEYIKRLRLCIRWFQELEGEYAFEQEKLRSALELTERRCYEMAMALKNKDEEMNLIILELRNSLASLQEQLVKEESEKKAAMDSLAKEKEARVSLERSKASLSEELDKVQAELDSANQRIESINDMYKLLQEYNSSLQIYNSKLQTDVTAAHETIKRGEKERLAAVENLHNLRGEHKSLQDQLTSSIASQDGVMKQKEALLNEVACLRMELHQIKDDRDQYQQQAQSLAVEASKYKELATNSSGLEEKCLSQGNQIQILHDQLAVAERKLQMSDTFALEKRKEFEGQKEIIKELHKCLEDAEFKLIEGEKLRKKLHNTILELKGNIRVFCRVRPQLADYSSSNHGKVFSYPTVMEYLDRSIDMTHNGQKHSFIFDKVFMPDVSQEEVFVEISQLVQSALDGYKVCIFAYGQTGSGKTYTMMGKPGQPDEKGLIPRSLEQIFQTTQAVQHQGWRYEMQVSMLEIYNETIRDLLSTNRDSSRFENGVTGKQYMIKHDANGNTQVSDLTIVDVQSSREVSFLLDRAAQSRSVGRTQMNEQSSRSHFVFTMRITGVNESTEQQVQGVLNLIDLAGSERLSKSGSTGDRLKETQAINKSLSSLADVIFALAKKEDHVPFRNSKLTYLLQPCLGGDSKTLMFVNLSPEPSSASESLCSLRFAARVNACEIGTPRRQLNIRTSNSRLSYG